AATGTGGGTCAGTTCATCTTGTCCGGTAAGGAAGGATCTTCTTAATCACTGTTTCATTGCGTGCTAACAGGGAAACTAGGATTCACTTTGTTTCAGATGGAAGTCATCTTTTCTTGTTTTGTCTTTAGAGTACACTGGGTTGCCATTACTTGTTTTATATAAATCTTCTCATGTGTTCACTTCTAATATTCTTCAGTAGGACTGGTTAGTGAAGTAACAAGAATTCCACAGCAATGCCGAATGTGCAGTTATCTGGTGACTGATATCACACATTGGTCTTTATTTGTACTCTCGGACACTCGGAACCTACTCAGGTTCAGGGGTATTTGCAGTGTTAAATATTAAACTTTGTGTCTGTTGCTCATATGAATAAATTTCACTCGGTATAGAGTATTGAATGTTCACACCAACTGTTTGAATCTAATTATCTAAGAATAAGATACACATTGACTTAAATATTAAACCTTGTGTCTAGTGCTCATATGAATATATTTTTACCCGGTATAAAGTATTGAATGTTGTTGCCAGCTGTTTGAATCTAATTATCCAAGATACATATTGACTTTCACTTCAATTGACTAGGTCATAGAATTGCAAACGAGTAAATGCTGCTTTACAGACACAAACATTCATTTCAAGTTTCCAACACTATAACCACATGCATGTGTAGCGTTAAATTGTCTGCGTATTGGGTTCCATCGTAGTTTGCCTTTATTTATTGTTGTTTCCATTTCAGGTTTGTCAGTTCTGTCAGAAGCTGTCTGAAGCTCCTACAAATCCTACATGTTCTGTTTGCCAGACCTCTGAAAACCTGTGGATCTGTGTGATATGTGGTTTTGTTGGATGCGGAAGGTATATATGCTAACGCCGGGTGACTGAAAGTGTACCAGAACTCGTAGTCGTCCTACTATGGCAGGAATGCTTAAGCATTTTACACCTTTACATAATATGCGGTACTGGTGCACTCAGTAGAAGTTAGGAAGAAAGGAAACCTACATTGGAGCTTAACTATATCATCACTTCTACTACTCCCAGACTCCCTGATATGTGGCTTTTATATGTAGTAAAAGTAGGAAACCTACATTGGAACTTTACTAAACGTCACTTCTATTTCTCCCAGACTACCTGATACATGTCTTTTATGTAGCAATAGTTATTTCCTTTTGACCTTTTCTCATCAGAAGTTCAGAACTAATAGCCACTCTGCTATGTGCTATTTCAAAGCATTTAACATGAAACTTAACTATATCATCGCTTTTATTTCTCCTAGACTCCCTGATACATGTCTTTTAGTAGTAATAATTATTTCCTTTTGACCTTTTTTATCAGATGTTCAGAACCCATAGTCGCTCTGCTATGTGCTATTTTAAAGCATTTAACATGATTATTTAAAGAAAAACTATGTCAGAGGTTAAATATATTATTAATTCTACTTTCGTCAACATGCCCAAATCAACCTTCACTTTATTAATTTGCCGTTTATAGGTATAAAGAAGGGCATTCAATCAGGCACTGGAAAGGCACTCAGCACTGCTATTCTCTCGATTTGGAAACTCAGCGTGTTTGGGATTATGTTGGTGACAGTTATGTCCATCGACTCAATCACTCAAAAAGCGATGTAAAGCATGCTAAGTTCAGTTCAAAGTGTGAATATCCCGGGGACAACTGTGTGAACTGCATGCACGATGACTCAGATATGGGTGGAGTTATGTTTAGCAGCAAAGCGGACACAGTAAGAGTTTTAAGTTTCTTTGTTTTGATTCTCTGTAACACCTTCTTGGTATTCTTGTTCCTCAAAATCATGTGCCCTGCTCTTCTTAACAGATTGTGGATGAATACAATCGTCTTTTAGCAAGCCAACTTGAAACTCAGCGAGAGGTGCAGTGCTCTTTCCTTTGTAGTACTTTTTTTTTTGTATGACCACTATCCATTGTATTGTTCTAGAGCTTCTCATATAGTTTTTCTTGGAGATAAATTTTGTTACAGTTATGTACTGTTCTGATCCATTTATATGCCTGTGTTTGTTCATATTGACAGTATTACGAAGCTCTTCTATCAGATGCTAAGAAAGAAAGGGAACACCACATTTCTGTTGCCGTGGATAAAACTATAAATGATAAGCTTCAAGAGCTGCAACTTAAGCTTGAAAATACAATGTTGGAGAAAAAGAAAGTTGCTGAAGTGAGCTTATTTTAAATCACGCTGCCTTTTCCGTTATAATGTACAACCAGTTTGCCTATTGATGTACTGATGTCCTATGCCTTCTCCTGTAGATGAATGAAAAACTCACGAAGAGCCAGGATGTATGGCGCCAGACAGTAAAAGGAATAGAGGAAAGGTATGTTTTGATCTTTCCACCTGAAAATGGTAGTAGCCGTGCAACATTCAAGAAGTCAAATAATGCATTTTTTGGGGCACATTATGAACATAGATACTTGAAATGATTTGCTGAACTATATACTTCATGTCATGTTCAGTCTTATTTAGAGGTTGTTTGAATATTCTCCTTTCATATCTATTCCATTCTAAAATGCCACAAGTTTCCTGTATCCTTTTTTGATGATTCTGCATTCACAGGGAGAGAGCACAGTTGAAGCTGAAGGATGATATGATTCTTGACCTGGAAGAACAGGTGCCTATATTTTTCATTGCTGTTTTGTGTAAAAGCTATAATATCTCGAGGTGGGTTTCAGTACTAGGGGCATTCGTTAACATGTCCTATATAATCCATGCAGATAAAAGACTTCAGATATTCCATTAAGTTACAAAAGTCTATTGCGAAGAGTTCACATGCTGATGATCTCAAAGGAGGTATGCTGGTGCCACTGGCCATGGAATCAGATTCTGGAAAGGGTAAAAGGTCGTCAAGAACAAGCAAGAGAAGGAATTAGTGGTGACTTTGCTAGTATGAATGCATGAATCTTCACCAGTTGTTATATATGCTAAGATTCTGCATGTTAACTTCTGACTTTGTGTGAGAAGCGCAAGGTCACTCTTTCATTGTAGTTTCTCTCACTGTGCTAATCAAGTTCATCTGGTACTCTCAGCAAGAAAAAGTAGAATCTGATACAAAATACAATTATGTTACATACCCAGAAAGTAATTTCAGGAATGCACACTACATAACTGTAATACTGTTTTGCATTACATAATTGCAATTTTTAATTGTTCTAGCACTACAGCTCGAGCATTACAGATCTTCCGTAAGGATGTGTTATTGCTCAAGCACTGTCAATAAATGACATTTTGTCCAATATGTTTTGCTTTTATAACTACCTAAATGTCGATGTTTTAGATAAATTCCTTTTTACAGACTATTAGAGTGATAAAATATTTTTTAGCAAAAAGTTTAAAAATAGTGGAGTGGCTGATGATTGCAAAGGAGGTATGCTGGTGCCACTGGCCATAGGATCAGATTCTGGAAAAGGGTGAaaggtcatcaagaacaagcaagagAATGAATTAGTGGCGACTTTGCCAGCATGACTGCATGAACCTCCATTATTTGCTGCATATGTAAAGGGTCTGATACATTCTCTTTAAGAAGTAGTACAATCAGTTACAAAGTAGAGTAGGTTACATTAGAGCCAGAAAGAAACTTAAGGAAGCTCTGTGGATCTTACATTTAAAGATTATAGTACATGACTGTAGTGCGGATGTTTGGCTCAAGCACTACAACTTGAGCATTACAGATCTTCCGTAAGGATGGCAAAACGAGAATCCAATAGTGGCCCAAAATGCCAACACAAAGCCGGCAGCTGTGACCACATATAGAACTGGGTCACTGGGCGTCTCTTCCACATCTTTCCCCACAGCAGGATCTGGACCGGGAGCAGCACAGGTATCCCCCCGAGTAATGTTGTGAAGGTTGGTGTTGGGTAGGTAGCTGTCCATGCTGAATGAGCTGAGCTGACCAGAGTTTGGTATGCATCCTGACAAGTTGTTGTATGCCACAGAGAACGCCCCCAATGATGATAGCTGGGTTAACTGCCAAGGCATTGGTCCACTCAGCTCATTGTGGGAGAGGTCCAAGCTTTCTATCTCCTCCATGCCGCCAAAGGTTGTTGGGATCGGGCCAACAAAGAAATTGCTGGACAGATTAAGGGATTTGATATGCCTCAGATTCCCTAGCTCCCAAGGAATTTCTCCACCCAACATGTTTGCAGATAAGTCGATTCCAGCCATTGAATTGAAGAAATTGCGACCGTACGTGTAGATATTTCCTTTGGTAGCAAAGGTGAAGCCTCTTAAGTCATAGACACTGAAGTAGTCATACTTATAACCCTTATATACTGACTGAAAAATTGCATCGTCCCTATCACCTTTGAAAGAGAGATTACCAATACATGCTGGCAGAGAACCTGAAAGCTTGTTATGTGAAAAATCAAGTATCCTCAAGTACATGAGTCTGCACAAGGTTGGAGTGATCTGCCCTTCAAACTTATTTCCGCCCAGCGAAAGTAGCCTAATGTTTTCTAGGTAACTTACCCAATTAAGGTTGCCCATGAACTGATTGTGTCTGATATCCAAAGCAATCAGACTTGATGTGTTGAAGAGGAGAAAAGAGATATCGCCAGATAAGGAGTTCCCAGTAAGGTTAAGAAAATTCAGCACAATGAAGCAACTGTTTGGTACAGACCCTGTAAGGTTGTTGTGCGATAGATCTAGAAGGAGAATTCTTGTGAAGCCACAAATGTGTTGATCAATTTTGCCAGTTAAACGGTTTCCAGCAAGATTCAGGGCTGACAAAGAGGGCAGATTCCAAAATGACGTATTGAGTTCCCCAGACAGCTCGTTGTCATGCAAATCAATGACTCTTATAGACTGTCCTGCCAGATCATGAGGCAATGTTCCTTTAAATTTGTTACCATCCAACCACAATTCATATATACTGGACAGATTATTCATCCCACCAAAAATCGGACCACCAAGCCTGTTGTTTGAGACCTTCAAGAGGTTTAGCCAGGGATAATTGAAAACACAAGCTGGAACCTCCCCAGAAAGTTTGTTGTTTGATAGGTCTATAAGTTGCATGGAGCTGATCTCACATATTGACGTTGGTATGTGCCCAAACAAGTCATTACTAGAAAAATCTAGAACAGTCAAGCCTGGAAACATTGAGCTGAGGTTGGCCGGCAGCTGTCCTGTGATATGGTTCATGTGTATCTTGATAACACCAAGTGAAGATTGGGTATGCCATACTGGGTCCAGAGATCCAGTTAGCGAGTTATTCCCAAGATTTAGATCCAGTAGCGTTGCTTCCTTAGTAAACAACCAATTTGGCATGCTACCTGACAAGTTATTATTGGACAAATGAAGCACCTGTAAACGACGCTGTGTGCGTAAAAAATGTGGTTCCGCAATAATGTTCTTGTCAAGGTCACAACCAGAGAGGAGCAGTTGTTTCAATTGGAACGGAGGTGTCCATCCGGAAATACTAATGTCAACAGCTAGGTTAACATTGCCTGAAAGGTCTATCTCTTCTAGTTTTGTGAGGCTTTGAAGTGAAATGAAAGAAAGTCTACCACTCAAATTGTTTTGAGAAAAACGAAGACTCTTAAGCGACAATGAAAGATTGGAAGAAGGATTTATCAGGATTGACCCTCCCAACAAATTATTTGAGAGATTCAACTGTTCAATATGTGGAAGCGAAAACAAGGATGTTGGAATGCTTCCGCTGAATTGGTTGGAACTCAAATACAACCCTCGTAGGTTTTGAAGATTTTTAGTTTCTGCAAAATAATGAAATCATGTAACAATTAGAAACAATGGCAACATTACTTTGACTGATCTAGGTCAGAATTAAATGCTCATTGTGTACCTCGTTCAGTCGGAAGAGCTCCACTCAACATATTAGACTCTAGATGTAAGACTTCAAGCTGAACTGGTTCTGAAGACACATTAGTAGGAAAATGTCCCTCAAAGTAATTATGCGAGAGATCTAGGTAATTCAGCTGAGGAAGTGCAAATAATGACACAGGGAGAGATCCGCTCAACTGGTTGTGACCCAAATTCAAGCTCCTGATGTGTTTAAAAGCTGCAATGCATACAAGTTGTATAATTATTACAGGTGGCAGAAACCGAGGTATGAAACATGAAATCCCTTTTTCCAATGTAAGATTTTTTTTACCTCTAACCGGGAGAGTTCCGTTGAGGCGATTACAACTGAGATCTAGTACTTCCAGTGAAATTGGTACCATGGATGAGTCTATTGGAATATGCCCATCGAACCTGTTATTGTAGAGATCTAGGAACTTTAGGTGAGGAAGTGCAAATAGCGAAGCTGGGAGGCTTCCGTTCAATCTATTCACAGACATCTTCAGTTGTCGCAAGTTTCTGAGATTCTCAACAGCTGCAATGTGTGTAGGCATGCGAGACGAGTTTATGAATATGTAATTTTGACGTCTACCTTAGTACTCTACTCTAATTAAGCACAGGTCTGCACCTGCGCTTGGAAGACCTCCGGTCATGTAGTTAGTGTCGAGAGCTAAAACTTCCAGTGAAACAATTTGCCCAATAAATTCTGGGAGCTCCCCTCCCAATGCATTGTAACTGAGGTCGAGATATCGAAGTTTGGCTAGTCCAACTAAACCTGCATGTGTTTTTGTTCGTACAGCAACGAGAATAAGAAGTCATTGCACACATATATTGTTCTAGAAAAATGGAGAATTTGGAGTACATACGTACCTTCCATGGCTAGCGAACAGGGATAGTTGGTTGATAGATCAAGGTATTCAAGCTCATGTAGTGCAGACAACACCGTCAAGTTTAAATACCAATGATCGTGTAAATGAGTTTGAAATATGAAAGAAAGGTTGAGATGAGACACTCGCTGTGTTGTATTGTTGCATCTCACGCGCTCCCACGAGCAGCagtcatcaacatcatcatcccCCCATGAATCAAGCGCAATCAGGGAATGCGCTCTCGGCAGGGAAGACCGGATGTCAAGTAGAGCAGCCCTCTCCTCCACGAAGCAGCCAGAGGACGAGTGAAGCATGGGCTGCAACAACACAAGTAGTATCAAAGACAATGATCCACATGATGGCAGGCAGCTACCCATATCTGCAGTGGTAAGCTTTTCCTTCTCCTATACACTTAGGTTGGACTACTGTAGGTAGCTAGACTTTCGAAGAGAAACGGTGAGTGGTTTTACAGTTCTGCAGGCTTTGCTTTTATCTTTCGCTGGCTTCTTCTTACAACTAGACCATGCCAGGAATACGAGGCAAGGAGTACAGCTTGGCACAGACGGTCAGTTTACATAGATCGAGTCATCGATCGGCAATCATTCATCATCCACAGGGAATCTTGTTGTAAATATATTTCGATGCACTCTTGACGAGGTGGCTGGCCAATTAGTTGCAGCCGGCATTAGGTGCCGGCTAGATTGTTTCCTTTTTTTTTTTGACAGTAAGTGCCGGCTAGACATTTCAAGTTCTGAAGACGCCACATGGGGGTCCAAGGGTACTATACCAGGCTCATGAAAGGACTAGACATACTTTTTTCCGATAAGgagaatatattaatatcaagaaGATACCCTACATGCATTCGATATGTACACCAACACAATATAAAAAGCTAGTCAAGACATCGGGAATGCACACAGTCAAAGTAttacaaaaaggaaaagaaagcgATTAATGTTTTTTTTGAAATATCTAGCAATTTGCTGGCTTCATTTGTTTTAGCAGATAGCACATGAGAAAATATGGCATCAATCAAGTGATCATGGTAGAGGGGAAAGAAGAGAATGAAAGGGGAAAAATAAGAGAAAGGAGAAGAgggggagtatttaaccaaaaactaccataATTCGTGGATCCGTGCCcacaaactaccactttacgaaTTTGTGCCGAAAACTATCATTTTTTTTGCTAATCtatgactaaaaactaccatgtctCTAAATCGACCGATTGTCCATTTTAAACGCGCTTATGACAGACTGGGCCCATCCGCCAGGACTGAAAAAGTCAGCACCGTTAACTTTGACCGttaacatgtggggcccacatgtcagttctaTCCCCTTCCTCTGCAATTCCCCTCCTCAGAGATTCGATCTTTGCAGGAAGCAGAAATCGTTGGGAGATTCAACAGGAGTAGGCTGCGGTAGAGAAGCATGTACTAGTACGTACCACTCCGCGACGCTGGAGACGTGGACGGCCCAGGTGGGCAGCGACAGCGCGTTCGCCGGCTCGGCGAGCGCGGCGAGCGCCGGCAGAGCTCCTACCGCgacgggggaggaagaagaggcgtGGACGGCCCAGGTGGGCAACGACAGCGCGTTCGCCGGCTCGGCCAGCGCGGCGAGTGCCGGCGGAGTTCCTGCCGCGACGGCGGAGGAAGAAGAGGCGTGGAAAGGGCTGGGCGGCGGGCTCGTGCGGGCGGAGCTCCTGCCGCGACGGCGGAGGAATAAGAGCTCGCCGGCGAGGCTCTAGTGTCCTAGGAGTTGAGCTGGCCATGGCCACCGCCGCGCAAGCTAGTCTACGCGCTGcagggctggctggctggctgctgcccGCCATGGCCGCAGCCGTGCCCAGGCTTGTGCTTGATGGGGAATTTCAGAGGTAGGAGTCGTAGGAGATggaactgacgtgtgggccccttAGGTTGACGGTCAAAGTAACGGTGTTGACTATTTTAGCCCGGACTGGTGGGCCTAGCTTGTCATAATCAGGTTTAATCGACCATTTTTCATACTTGGTAGTTTTTAGCAAAGGATTAGCAAAAAAAATGGTAGTTTTTGGCACAAAttcgtaaagtggtagtttgtagGCACGGATCCACGAATtatggtagtttttggttaaatactcgaaGAGAGGAAACATGTGCCCTCTATCTCACATCATCAACCAGGAATGGTTGCAACTCTAGAGTAACAAGACTGGTGGTCCATTTCAAACAAGTGACACATCAAGGAAGAGAACGACCTACGAGCGGCGCCATTGCAGGATACAACCACTGAGATGAGATCAGATAATGGGTTTCACCCCGAAGAGAAGTCTGAGAAAACTCGAGGCAATGTCTTCGACAAGAGAATATCGCGTGAAGTCCACCATTCCCAGGTTCTACCATGGAAGGTCGGACATAGAGTTTCCTCCATAGAACCCAACACTCAAAGAGCACTACCTAACAGAAATCGCCCTGCGATgccaccacatgttgatccatcAATGCATAGCTGCACACACCTGCAAAGTACAAACGTCGATCTCATAAGGCAATTGGGACCGTGCCCGTGAAACACATGTTGTCGTGTTGTGCCTAACGAAGTCAGATATCAACGTCGATGACACCGAGTCCAGACTGCCCACGTAGAGACGAATTAGGCTAGTTACGCGGGGCACCTCCAACGAGGGCCAAACCCATGCATGGAACCCAAAACCAACACATGTGATTTTTAGACTCTAAATACCGTGTTGCAAACAGACCGGAGAGAACTGGTTGGTTTTTGTACAAACTAAGAGAAAAATCAGAACCAATTGAACCAGTGACAGGCACATTGTTAGTTTGAAAGTGGAAAACAAACTAGGAATCAAATCATGGTTGTTAGGGGAACATGTGAAGCCTTCGCTTGGCGCAAGAACCGCTTGGCTTCGATCAATTATGTGTCAAAACTAAGGAACTTATCTTATTTGACCTTGTCGCATTACTATATTAGCCTACAAAACAGATTTTTTATAGCCTAATAAAAACCCGGCAAACGAACAAGTGAACGAGTGGTTTGACTGGTGAAAACCTGGACCGACAGGCTCACCAGTTCGGTCATCAATCCGGTTTGTAAGACTATGCTTATGTGCAGACTGATATATAATTTTTGGGGTTGATAATGGAAAAGTCGACAGAGAAGGATCAACATATCCTTGTTTAAATAGGTCCACTAGACCTTAGCTACTTAATTTCACTAGaacaatgcccgtgtgttgcaacgcgATATAAATATTCTAGAAGTTAGTACGTTAGCTTGTGATGCCCATAATATATGATTTGTGTAAATAAATGGTCATCAATTT
The window above is part of the Triticum aestivum cultivar Chinese Spring chromosome 2A, IWGSC CS RefSeq v2.1, whole genome shotgun sequence genome. Proteins encoded here:
- the LOC123190791 gene encoding BRAP2 RING ZnF UBP domain-containing protein 1, translating into MKIPLTRPKLQANQNMFSLRIQSVELPDALAALTVAAVDDVGTSSSAAGGTAASNPISPRSSNPLPSATSATTPLELPGVTSAAPARNPRIHHTRGILHLYRSSSSYASAVAATATPSSSSSGPAAASLPCDSLLPSWRGTRLLVLAVPTRLTPDDFVRFCGPYVEHASEIRVISDDGVEDRYSVLVEFEDQKSADGFYLDLNGWRFSSSEVEVCHVLFIVAVQYTSSTELAVIPPVGSTELPTCPVCIERLDQDISGIGATNCDHSFQCSCVSMWVSSSCPVCQFCQKLSEAPTNPTCSVCQTSENLWICVICGFVGCGRYKEGHSIRHWKGTQHCYSLDLETQRVWDYVGDSYVHRLNHSKSDVKHAKFSSKCEYPGDNCVNCMHDDSDMGGVMFSSKADTIVDEYNRLLASQLETQREYYEALLSDAKKEREHHISVAVDKTINDKLQELQLKLENTMLEKKKVAEMNEKLTKSQDVWRQTVKGIEERERAQLKLKDDMILDLEEQIKDFRYSIKLQKSIAKSSHADDLKGGMLVPLAMESDSGKGKRSSRTSKRRN
- the LOC123191966 gene encoding receptor-like protein 13 produces the protein MGSCLPSCGSLSLILLVLLQPMLHSSSGCFVEERAALLDIRSSLPRAHSLIALDSWGDDDVDDCCSWERVRCNNTTQRVSHLNLSFIFQTHLHDHWYLNLTVLSALHELEYLDLSTNYPCSLAMEGLVGLAKLRYLDLSYNALGGELPEFIGQIVSLEVLALDTNYMTGGLPSAAVENLRNLRQLKMSVNRLNGSLPASLFALPHLKFLDLYNNRFDGHIPIDSSMVPISLEVLDLSCNRLNGTLPVRAFKHIRSLNLGHNQLSGSLPVSLFALPQLNYLDLSHNYFEGHFPTNVSSEPVQLEVLHLESNMLSGALPTERETKNLQNLRGLYLSSNQFSGSIPTSLFSLPHIEQLNLSNNLLGGSILINPSSNLSLSLKSLRFSQNNLSGRLSFISLQSLTKLEEIDLSGNVNLAVDISISGWTPPFQLKQLLLSGCDLDKNIIAEPHFLRTQRRLQVLHLSNNNLSGSMPNWLFTKEATLLDLNLGNNSLTGSLDPVWHTQSSLGVIKIHMNHITGQLPANLSSMFPGLTVLDFSSNDLFGHIPTSICEISSMQLIDLSNNKLSGEVPACVFNYPWLNLLKVSNNRLGGPIFGGMNNLSSIYELWLDGNKFKGTLPHDLAGQSIRVIDLHDNELSGELNTSFWNLPSLSALNLAGNRLTGKIDQHICGFTRILLLDLSHNNLTGSVPNSCFIVLNFLNLTGNSLSGDISFLLFNTSSLIALDIRHNQFMGNLNWVSYLENIRLLSLGGNKFEGQITPTLCRLMYLRILDFSHNKLSGSLPACIGNLSFKGDRDDAIFQSVYKGYKYDYFSVYDLRGFTFATKGNIYTYGRNFFNSMAGIDLSANMLGGEIPWELGNLRHIKSLNLSSNFFVGPIPTTFGGMEEIESLDLSHNELSGPMPWQLTQLSSLGAFSVAYNNLSGCIPNSGQLSSFSMDSYLPNTNLHNITRGDTCAAPGPDPAVGKDVEETPSDPVLYVVTAAGFVLAFWATIGFSFCHPYGRSVMLKL
- the LOC123191967 gene encoding uncharacterized protein encodes the protein MAPLSLAGELLFLRRRGRSSARTSPPPSPFHASSSSAVAAGTPPALAALAEPANALSLPTWAVHASSSSPVAVGALPALAALAEPANALSLPTWAVHVSSVAEWYVLVHASLPQPTPVESPNDFCFLQRSNL